In Anaeromyxobacter sp., the following proteins share a genomic window:
- a CDS encoding chemotaxis response regulator protein-glutamate methylesterase: MRRLRVLVVDDSAVIRKLVSDAVTASPDLELAGSAPNGQVALERVGAQPPDLVTLDVEMPVLGGIETLKALRRLHPRLPVLMFSSHTERGALATLDALAAGASDFVAKPQATSPEAARVFVEKEVLPRLRALGARALDQRTGAARATPAAPPPAPAPARPGVGTRQIQVVVIGVSTGGPQALERVLPRLPRNLAVPVLVVQHMPTLFTRLLAERLATLCALPVREARGGEPLGPGTVLIAQGGHHLLVAREDSLPVARLGDGPAENSCRPAADVLFRSAAEHYGAGVLAVVLTGMGRDGAAGCGLVRARGGLVLAQDRETSTVWGMPGAVVEAGLADQVLPLDEVGDEIAVRVARGQRAAARESR; this comes from the coding sequence ATGAGGCGGCTCCGCGTGCTGGTGGTGGACGACTCGGCGGTGATCAGGAAGCTGGTCTCCGACGCGGTCACCGCCAGCCCGGACCTGGAGCTGGCCGGCTCGGCCCCCAACGGCCAGGTGGCGCTGGAGCGGGTGGGCGCCCAGCCGCCCGACCTGGTGACCCTCGACGTGGAGATGCCGGTGCTGGGCGGCATCGAGACGCTGAAGGCGCTGCGCCGCCTCCACCCCCGGCTGCCGGTGCTGATGTTCTCCTCGCACACCGAGCGCGGGGCGCTGGCCACCCTCGACGCCCTGGCGGCCGGCGCCTCCGACTTCGTGGCCAAGCCGCAGGCCACCAGCCCGGAGGCGGCCCGCGTCTTCGTGGAGAAGGAGGTCCTGCCGCGGCTCCGGGCGCTGGGCGCGAGGGCCCTCGACCAGCGGACCGGCGCGGCGCGGGCCACCCCGGCGGCGCCCCCGCCCGCCCCGGCGCCGGCGCGCCCGGGCGTGGGGACGCGCCAGATCCAGGTGGTGGTGATCGGGGTCTCCACCGGCGGCCCCCAGGCGCTGGAGCGGGTGCTGCCCCGCCTGCCGCGCAACCTGGCGGTGCCGGTGCTGGTGGTGCAGCACATGCCCACCCTGTTCACCCGGCTCCTGGCCGAGCGGCTGGCCACCCTGTGCGCCTTGCCGGTGCGGGAGGCCAGGGGCGGCGAGCCGCTCGGTCCCGGCACGGTGCTCATCGCCCAGGGTGGGCACCACCTGCTGGTGGCGCGGGAGGACTCGCTGCCGGTGGCCCGCCTGGGCGACGGCCCGGCGGAGAACTCCTGCCGCCCGGCCGCCGACGTGCTCTTCCGCTCCGCCGCGGAGCACTACGGCGCGGGGGTGCTGGCGGTGGTGCTCACCGGCATGGGGCGCGACGGCGCCGCCGGCTGCGGGCTGGTGCGGGCCCGCGGCGGCCTGGTGCTGGCCCAGGATCGCGAGACCTCCACGGTGTGGGGCATGCCGGGCGCGGTGGTGGAGGCCGGGCTGGCCGACCAGGTGCTGCCGCTCGACGAGGTGGGGGACGAGATCGCGGTGCGGGTGGCCCGCGGGCAGCGCGCCGCCGCCAGGGAGAGCCGGTGA
- a CDS encoding protein-glutamate O-methyltransferase CheR, with the protein MSVGQADFLFFREWLRRRAAILLEDGKEYLVESRLEPVARKQGLGSVDAVLQQLRGTPTAALELAVVEALTTNETSFFRDWKPFEALRQLIVPAIQKERISERRLDLWSAACSSGQEAYSVGMLLAEHFPALADWQVRLHCTDISREMLERTRAGRFSTLEVNRGLPAPLLLKHFTRDGDAWVVKPALRALLSVSHLNLAGPWPALPPMDVVMIRNVLIYFDVPTKKAILERVRRQLRLGGVLFLGSAETTMGLSDAYRREEGAGTSFYRAI; encoded by the coding sequence GTGAGCGTCGGCCAGGCCGACTTCCTCTTCTTCCGCGAGTGGCTGCGCCGCCGCGCCGCCATCCTGCTGGAGGACGGCAAGGAGTACCTGGTGGAGTCGCGCCTGGAGCCGGTGGCCAGGAAGCAGGGCCTGGGGAGCGTGGACGCGGTGCTGCAGCAGCTGCGCGGCACGCCCACCGCGGCGCTGGAGCTGGCGGTGGTGGAGGCGCTCACCACCAACGAGACCAGCTTCTTCCGCGACTGGAAGCCCTTCGAGGCGCTGCGCCAGCTCATCGTCCCGGCCATCCAGAAGGAGCGCATCTCCGAGCGGCGGCTCGACCTGTGGAGCGCCGCCTGCTCCAGCGGCCAGGAGGCCTACAGCGTGGGCATGCTGCTGGCCGAGCACTTCCCGGCCCTGGCCGACTGGCAGGTCCGGCTGCACTGCACCGACATCTCGCGCGAGATGCTGGAGCGCACCCGGGCCGGCCGCTTCAGCACGCTGGAGGTGAACCGCGGCCTGCCGGCGCCGCTGCTCCTCAAGCACTTCACCCGCGACGGCGACGCCTGGGTGGTGAAGCCCGCGCTGCGCGCCCTGCTCTCGGTGAGCCACCTCAACCTGGCCGGGCCCTGGCCGGCGCTGCCCCCCATGGACGTGGTGATGATCCGCAACGTCCTCATCTACTTCGACGTGCCCACCAAGAAGGCCATCCTGGAGCGGGTGCGCCGGCAGCTCCGCCTGGGCGGGGTCCTCTTCCTCGGCTCGGCCGAGACCACCATGGGCCTGTCTGATGCCTACCGGCGCGAGGAGGGTGCCGGCACCTCGTTCTACCGGGCCATCTAG
- a CDS encoding CZB domain-containing protein yields the protein MSDLKEAVQAAILAHGMWKSHLAMAIGSGQSKFVPTEAKKEDACQFGKWLLGDAALKKAPRFAEIRALHATFHQEAAKVLGLALEGKKEEARTAMGRESAFETTSATLTKALLAWKKEA from the coding sequence ATGTCGGATCTCAAGGAAGCCGTGCAGGCCGCCATCCTGGCGCATGGCATGTGGAAGTCGCACCTGGCCATGGCCATCGGCTCCGGCCAGAGCAAGTTCGTGCCCACCGAGGCCAAGAAGGAGGACGCCTGCCAGTTCGGCAAGTGGCTACTGGGCGACGCGGCCCTGAAGAAGGCGCCCCGCTTCGCCGAGATCAGGGCCCTGCACGCCACCTTCCACCAGGAGGCGGCCAAGGTGCTGGGCCTGGCGCTGGAGGGGAAGAAGGAGGAGGCGCGCACCGCCATGGGACGCGAGTCCGCCTTCGAGACCACCTCGGCCACCCTGACCAAGGCCCTGCTGGCCTGGAAGAAGGAGGCCTGA
- a CDS encoding LysE family transporter, translated as MLLPAQAALLGLSAAASPGPFQALLLERAARAGPRRALPLALVPLVSDPPVIVACLFALAGLPGAFVTGLQLLGGALLCWLGASGLRELAGTAAEADAATTATATTPATTTPTPTAPRGFWRAALVNLLNPNAWLFWSLVGGPLLAGALRDSPGQAVAFLVAFYVPLTLTNAALVLVFGAVGRLGPRAARALGGSSAAAFLALGLVQLWRAAAG; from the coding sequence GTGCTGCTCCCCGCCCAGGCCGCGCTGCTCGGCCTCTCCGCCGCCGCCTCGCCCGGCCCCTTCCAGGCGCTCCTGCTGGAGCGCGCCGCCCGGGCCGGTCCGCGGCGGGCCCTGCCGCTGGCGCTGGTCCCGCTGGTCTCCGACCCGCCGGTGATCGTGGCCTGCCTGTTCGCCCTGGCCGGGCTGCCAGGGGCCTTCGTCACCGGGCTGCAGCTCCTGGGCGGCGCGCTGCTCTGCTGGCTCGGGGCCAGCGGGCTGCGCGAGCTGGCCGGGACGGCGGCCGAGGCAGACGCGGCGACGACGGCGACGGCGACGACGCCCGCGACGACGACCCCGACGCCGACCGCACCCCGCGGCTTCTGGCGCGCCGCGCTGGTGAACCTGCTCAACCCCAACGCCTGGCTCTTCTGGAGCCTGGTGGGCGGGCCGCTGCTGGCCGGGGCGCTGCGGGATTCTCCGGGCCAGGCGGTCGCCTTCCTGGTGGCCTTCTACGTGCCGCTCACCCTGACCAACGCGGCGCTGGTGCTGGTCTTCGGCGCGGTGGGGCGCCTCGGGCCGCGCGCCGCGCGGGCCCTGGGCGGCTCCTCGGCCGCGGCCTTCCTGGCGCTCGGGCTGGTGCAGCTCTGGCGCGCCGCGGCGGGCTGA
- a CDS encoding exonuclease, producing MSLIVVDVESDGPSPGHYSMVSFGAVVVEPTLSKTFYGRTRPISDRWSPEALAISGVTRDEHLRFDEPGQVMADFEAWLAQASKGRPVFCSDNLAFDWMFITWYFHETLGRNPFGWSGRRIGDLYCGMVKDGFATWKHLRKTAHTHHPVDDARGNAEALLAMVEMGLKLPIR from the coding sequence ATGTCGCTCATCGTGGTGGACGTGGAGTCGGATGGGCCCTCGCCGGGGCACTACTCGATGGTCTCCTTCGGCGCGGTGGTGGTGGAGCCCACCCTCAGCAAGACCTTCTACGGTCGCACCCGCCCCATCTCCGACCGCTGGAGCCCGGAGGCGCTGGCCATCTCGGGCGTGACCCGCGACGAGCACCTGCGCTTCGACGAGCCCGGCCAGGTGATGGCCGACTTCGAGGCCTGGCTGGCGCAGGCCTCGAAGGGGCGCCCGGTCTTCTGCTCCGACAACCTGGCCTTCGACTGGATGTTCATCACCTGGTACTTCCACGAGACGCTGGGCCGGAACCCCTTCGGCTGGTCGGGGCGCCGCATCGGCGACCTCTACTGCGGCATGGTGAAGGACGGGTTCGCCACCTGGAAGCACCTGCGCAAGACCGCCCACACCCACCACCCGGTGGACGACGCCAGGGGGAACGCCGAGGCGCTGCTGGCCATGGTGGAGATGGGCCTGAAGCTCCCGATCCGGTAG